The Epinephelus lanceolatus isolate andai-2023 chromosome 21, ASM4190304v1, whole genome shotgun sequence genome has a segment encoding these proteins:
- the LOC117246833 gene encoding cerebellar degeneration-related protein 2-like translates to MLTDMIVEQEFEIKEEEPWYDKQDLEHDLQLAAELGKSLLERNRELEQGLQQMYSTNQEQLQEIEYLTKQVDLLRQVNDQHAKVYEQLDVSARELEHSNHKLVLDNRTAQQKIQGLTETVELLQTQVEELQHQVEEMKLSPSPPPKPPHREKWPPRSTQSVSCLKELQNTLRYDYDEPSDGLQSSDMSWHEEEQASLRQSLRNLQTQFANERARREQSEREAELLARENAALEQQLAGMEGCQVRVAELEREAEELRQLWKSDSSQRSTRPDVIHSLLRNSMFLNAEEENDGAAEKSPWVLKRWDSERLMKATHMPDSPDRIYDHECSCVRRAEVVKYRGISLLNEVDAQYSALQVKYDELLRRCHLVQQEEEQDGQTHRSVQTASLAATCPTLTDMGDFTDDFHQPEYKELFREIFSRIQKTKEDLIENRGRLSAGEMLPILHQ, encoded by the exons ACCTGCAGCTGGCTGCCGAGCTGGGGAAGAGTCTTCTGGAGCGAAACAGGGAGCTGGAGCAAGGGCTGCAGCAGATGTACTCCACCAACCAGGAGCAACTGCAGGAGATCGAG TACCTAACGAAGCAGGTGGACCTCCTCCGGCAGGTCAATGACCAGCACGCTAAAGTGTACGAGCAGCTGGACGTGTCGGCTCGAGAACTGGAGCACAGCAACCACAAACTAGTTCTGGACAACAGGACGGCCCAGCAGAAGATCCAGGG GCTGACAGAGACGGTGGAGCTGCTGCAGACGCAGGTGGAGGAGCTGCAACATCAGGTGGAGGAGATGAAGCTGAGTCCCTCTCCCCCTCCGAAGCCTCCGCACAGAGAGAAGTGGCCACCTCGCAGCACTCAGAGTGTGTCCTGCCTGAAAGAGCTGCAAAACACACTCAG gTATGACTACGATGAACCCTCAGATGGCCTCCAGTCCTCCGACATGTCGTGGCACGAAGAGGAGCAGGCGTCGCTTCGACAATCCCTCCGCAACCTCCAGACTCAGTTCGCCAATGAGCGTGCTCGGAGGGAGCAGTCAGAGCGAGAGGCCGAGCTGCTTGCCAGAGAAAATGCAGCGCTGGAGCAGCAGCTGGCAGGGATGGAGGGCTGTCAG GTCCGAGTGGCAGAGCTGGAGCGCGAGGCGGAGGAGCTTCGTCAGCTCTGGAAATCAGATTCCTCCCAGAGATCCACCAGACCGGACGTCATCCACAGCCTGCTGCGCAACTCCATGTTCCTCAACGCGGAGGAGGAGAATGATGGCGCTGCAGAGAAAAGCCCCTGGGTCCTGAAGCGCTGGGACAGCGAGCGGCTGATGAAGGCGACACATATGCCTGACTCTCCCGACAGGATCTATGACCACGAGTGCTCCTGCGTGCGTCGGGCCGAGGTGGTGAAGTATCGTGGGATCTCGCTGCTAAATGAGGTCGACGCCCAGTACAGTGCCTTGCAGGTGAAGTACGATGAGCTGCTGCGGCGCTGCCACCTggtgcagcaggaggaggagcaggatgGGCAGACCCATAGGTCGGTCCAGACTGCATCTCTCGCTGCCACTTGTCCTACTCTCACAGACATGGGGGACTTTACAGACGACTTTCACCAGCCGGAGTATAAGGAACTTTTTAGGGAAATCTTCTCACGCATTCAGAAAACCAAAGAGGACCTGATTGAGAACAGAGGGCGACTTTCAGCTGGTGAAATGCTGCCTATTTTGCATCAATAG